ATGTAGCCCCTTTAGATAATCTGTCCCCGTCTAGAGCCAACAAAAAGATACCCTTTGACGCTTGGTGGTCAGAAAATATTATCTATCGGGATAACAGGAGAAACACATTTACTCGGAAGGATTTAGTTTTGAACGTTGCAAATACAGACGGAGGAGCTCATGTTGACCCAAACCTAGACCAAGCGTATGCTCAATTCTCTAGGTTTAATACGTTAGGTTGGAAGGTATTCAAAGGTAGTGCTGCGGAGGACTTTGCAAATACCCCTGTATTGCCAAGCATACGTCAGATGACCCATGAACTACTTATAACGCTAAAGGATGAATTCCCTGGTTTATTTCCAAACACCTATAGGACTAGTCCTGACTGAATTTTATCACGCGATTGCTTAACCAAAAAAACTGTTGCCAGTGCGACCTCTACAAGGCTATAATGCAAGACACATCAGGATTAAGGAGGCATAATGGCATACAGAAGAGTGCTCGTCCCCTTAGACGGCTCCGAACTGGCAGAACGAGCTATCCCCTACGCTAAGACCATTGCCAGAATCAAGGGCAGCGAGTTAATACTGTTTACAGTTAGCATTGCTGCTGTCGAGCAGTTGGACCGCCCCATGAAAGCTTATCTGGAGCTCAACGCACAGGAGCTACAGTCGCAGGGTATCAAAGCATCTACAGCTATTGCCTATGGCAACGTAGCGGATGAGATTATTAGCTTCGCCGACAAGAACAATATTGACCTTATAATCATCTCCACCCATGGATACTCTGGAATCAAGCGCTGGGTGCTAGGAAGCGTAGCTCGAAAGGTGCTCTACGGCACCTGCGTTCAAGTGCTGCTGATAAAGTCAAAGGCACCGAAAGCCTCCCAGGTAGAATTGAAAAAGTTATTACTTCCCCTGGATGGCTCACCTTTCTCCGAGGCCCCTATTCCTTTTATTGAGGAACTTACAAAAGGAACTGAGGCAGAGATTGTTCTAACTGTAGTCTGCGAGCCCCCACTAGTGCCTTCTTATGGGGACCGCCCCATCAACCCGACTTGGGAAAAGCACCGGGATAAACTGTGGACAGAGACACAACAGCAGGCTTCAGAATACCTGAAAAAGGTAAAAACCAGACTTGAAAAACAGGGGATAAAGGTAAAGTCACAAGCTATACCAGGTGACCTCGGGAAGGTAGCAGAGAGCATCATGCAAGTAGCTCAGAAAGAGAAGGTCAACTTGATAGCCATGACCACCCAAGGACGCACCGGAATCAGCCGCTGGGTCTATGGCAGCGTAGCTACTAGAATTGTGGAGGAATCGCTGCAGCCGGTTATGCTCATCCGCCCATCCGTGCCTAAGTAGCCTTCAGCCTAAGTACTTCTGGCTAGCATGCCCATCCTCAGCAGTTAATATCATGCTGCCGCCTCAATCACTACTGCCGTGCCTTTGCCAGACCTAGACTTTATTCTCAGGCTGCCACCCACCAACTGGATACGCTCTTGCATCCCAGCCAAGCCCAATCTACCTTGCTTCACCAAGTCGCCGGTTGTTTCTGGAAGGTCGAATCCCTTGCCATTGTCCTTGACAGTTATTCTAATTTTCCCATCGCCGAACTCCACTGCGACCACAGCACTAGTCGCCTGAGCATGCCTCAAGGCATTTCTCAATGCTTCCTGGGCAACACGAAAAAGCACAAGCTCCACTTCGGAGGAAAATCTTCGGCTAACACCATGTATACTAAACTTGACATTTATCCCTGAGCGTTTTCCTACGTCGGAGGCTAACCATTCTAGCGCTGGTACCAAGCCCAAGCGATCTAACGCTGGAGGACGCAAGTCCTGGCTTAACCGCCTCACATCTGCCATTATGTTGTTGATCTGCCCCCTCAAGATCTCCAATAGGATTCTCTTGTATTCAGACAACCCCTTATCACTGGAAGCAATATCATCTAGCTGACGCGCCAGGACAACCAAGGACTGAATGGTCTCATCGTGAAGTTCTCGAGCAATACGTTTTCTTTCTTCCTCTTGAGCCATAGTGATTTGGCCTAAGTAAAAGCGTAAGCTCTCCTGCATTCGTTTCTCCTGGGTAACATCCCTGGCAATGTGCTGGAAACCAACAGGGCTTCCATCAACTCCAACCAAGTTAGTAGTTAGCTTCAAAATAGCCTCAGCCCCTTCTTTTGTAATTAATCTCTGCTCATAAGGTTGAGCAACAGGCTCTCCTTGAAGCAGCCTTGCTCTAATATCTTTAGCTAGGTTCAAGCTTCCTTCAGAAAGGAAAGATTTAACATTCATGCAGCATAACTCCCCTACTTCGTATCCCGTAAGTCTGGCAGCTGCTGCATTAGATGACACAATATTTCCATCCATGTCATGAACCCAGATAGCGTCATGGGCATTCTGGAATAGCTCTCGATACCTTTCCTCAGATGCTCGCAATTGCTCTGCGACTTTATGCTCCTGTTCATAAAGGCGGGCATTTTCAATAGCAACGCCAATCTGGTTGCCTATAGCAGCAAGCAATTCCACCTCGTCTCGATTAAATTGACGGTGTCGATGCATAGCCACACAAATAGTACCCATGACCTTACCTTTGGATTCCAAAGGCACGATAATTTGAGACCGTATTTCTTCTTCCTTAACCGCCATTTTAGTCAATCTATTATCTTTTGAGGCGTCTTTTATAAACGTTGGCTCCCCAGTCTGAGCGACCATCCCGTTTAAACCATCACCCAGTTTCAGTCTGTTAACACTCTGGACAAATGAGTCTGAAACTCCTCTGTGGGCACTAAGAACAAGCTCGCCAGCTTCATTATCCAGAAGAAATATCAATACAACATCAACATTCATCACATCGATGATGCTATCGATGCTGCTGTTCAGAATCTGTTTTAAGTCCAGCGACTGAGAGACTACACTTGAGATGTAATTGATAGCCGCAAGTCGGAGGTGGTGTTCACGCTGCCCACCCAACGATTTGAAGCCAAAAACCCGGCCTAGAAACAACCCTCACTCACCCCCCAAAGGGCTCTTTTCACAACAATATATCCCAGTCATTCGGAGGCCACAATCCTCAGGACACATCATCGAGAGTGACCCAACCTTCCTTCAAGGCATGTACTACAGCCTCAGTACGTGAGCCAACCCGAAGCTTATTGAAGATATTTGCCAAGTGCCCCTGCACAGTGCGTACACTTAAGCAAAGCTCATCGGCAATATCCTTGTTGCCCAAACCTCTGGTTACCAGCTTCAACACCTCCATCTCTCGCTCGGTGAGCAGTTCCAAGGTTTTCTTTTCACGTGGCTTGCTGGAAACGTTGGCGAACCGGTTTAGAACTTTACGGGCGACTGAGGGATGAAGCACCGACTCCCCAGCATGTACCGCCCGAATAGCGTCGACTATCTCATGACCACGAACGCTCTTCAACATGTAACCAGCAGCCCCTGCCTCCAGCAAACCGAAGACAAATTGATCATCGTCATAGGCACTAAGCACTAGCACCGCTACAGTGGGGCATAGAGCTTTTATCTGTCTGGTCGCCTCAATGCCATCTAGTTTGGGCATGGCGACATCAACTAAAGCAACATCTGGCTTTAAGTCGGAGGCAAGTCTCACTGCTTCCTCGCCATCCCCAGCCTCAGCCACTACTTCCAAATCCGACTCCTGCTCCAGAATGCGGCGTGTGCCCTCACGGACAAATGCGTGGTCATCTGCAATCAAAATCTTTATCGTTTTCAAATAATGTCTCTCCCACCTGGGTTCATTATATCAGACCATTGCCCAAAATTAACCACAAATCCGCCTCAGTCTAGGTATAATTGCCTGCTGTCAGAGTCATCTGACAAGCTTTCCGTACAAATAAAAACAAGCATTATTACGGAGGCAAATCTGCTGGCAGATATGATAACCTGACGCTGGGGGCAAGATAAGCAGTAACTCACCAGCAGCAACAAAAATAAAAAATGACCTGAAGATCAGACTTAGCTCCAAATCTCTTACCTGCTTCTATTCATTATATACGGTGCGACATTCTAAGTCGAGAGAAGTAAGAGCAAACATAGTCCGTTCCTCATTTTATTTAAAACTGGAAAAGAATTATAATAATGCAAAGGTAGGTGCATGATGGAGATAAGAAAAGAAGGCAGCAACGATTTTATTCAAGAAATTTCATCCATGCCCGG
This Chloroflexota bacterium DNA region includes the following protein-coding sequences:
- a CDS encoding universal stress protein gives rise to the protein MAYRRVLVPLDGSELAERAIPYAKTIARIKGSELILFTVSIAAVEQLDRPMKAYLELNAQELQSQGIKASTAIAYGNVADEIISFADKNNIDLIIISTHGYSGIKRWVLGSVARKVLYGTCVQVLLIKSKAPKASQVELKKLLLPLDGSPFSEAPIPFIEELTKGTEAEIVLTVVCEPPLVPSYGDRPINPTWEKHRDKLWTETQQQASEYLKKVKTRLEKQGIKVKSQAIPGDLGKVAESIMQVAQKEKVNLIAMTTQGRTGISRWVYGSVATRIVEESLQPVMLIRPSVPK
- a CDS encoding PAS domain S-box protein, yielding MFLGRVFGFKSLGGQREHHLRLAAINYISSVVSQSLDLKQILNSSIDSIIDVMNVDVVLIFLLDNEAGELVLSAHRGVSDSFVQSVNRLKLGDGLNGMVAQTGEPTFIKDASKDNRLTKMAVKEEEIRSQIIVPLESKGKVMGTICVAMHRHRQFNRDEVELLAAIGNQIGVAIENARLYEQEHKVAEQLRASEERYRELFQNAHDAIWVHDMDGNIVSSNAAAARLTGYEVGELCCMNVKSFLSEGSLNLAKDIRARLLQGEPVAQPYEQRLITKEGAEAILKLTTNLVGVDGSPVGFQHIARDVTQEKRMQESLRFYLGQITMAQEEERKRIARELHDETIQSLVVLARQLDDIASSDKGLSEYKRILLEILRGQINNIMADVRRLSQDLRPPALDRLGLVPALEWLASDVGKRSGINVKFSIHGVSRRFSSEVELVLFRVAQEALRNALRHAQATSAVVAVEFGDGKIRITVKDNGKGFDLPETTGDLVKQGRLGLAGMQERIQLVGGSLRIKSRSGKGTAVVIEAAA
- a CDS encoding response regulator transcription factor — translated: MKTIKILIADDHAFVREGTRRILEQESDLEVVAEAGDGEEAVRLASDLKPDVALVDVAMPKLDGIEATRQIKALCPTVAVLVLSAYDDDQFVFGLLEAGAAGYMLKSVRGHEIVDAIRAVHAGESVLHPSVARKVLNRFANVSSKPREKKTLELLTEREMEVLKLVTRGLGNKDIADELCLSVRTVQGHLANIFNKLRVGSRTEAVVHALKEGWVTLDDVS